The stretch of DNA CATCAGTAGAACAGCTATCAGATGAATGTGGTTTATCCACAATATCAAAAATGGGAAATAAATCAATCACGCGCGCATCAAGACTAATTACACATTTTATGGAACCTATGGGATTTGTTACTTGTAAAAAAATATGGGATAAAGTTTTGGGTCATTATATGCCTAAAATGATCACACTAACACCATTATTTTTTATGTTATTTGATATCTCTGAAAAACAATTAAAAAATGCTAAAAAACAACAACTAGGATGGATTAATAAAAATCTTATCAGTAAAGGATTAAAACCTATCACTATTTCCGAAGCTAAAACAAAAGCAAAAGATATTCAAATGAGAAATCTTTTTAAATATAGAATATCTAAACATACTTTTTATAAAAAAAGAAAAAACGCTCAAAAATTAATAGCATTAGATGAAAAAGAAGCAAGACAAACTATTCTTCGTGCCTTAGTAGGAAAATATTCTATTAGTGAATTAACAAAAATGGGACCTAGTGG from Buchnera aphidicola (Protaphis terricola) encodes:
- the repA gene encoding plasmid replication initiator RepA, which produces MSIRKNYINNQNPIFKPPKNNKRRPAFICFAMKKASEIDVARCELNYIIQPKNPKTGIPLKRSRRLNEHRACAMRAMVLAMLYHFNISSELVQASVEQLSDECGLSTISKMGNKSITRASRLITHFMEPMGFVTCKKIWDKVLGHYMPKMITLTPLFFMLFDISEKQLKNAKKQQLGWINKNLISKGLKPITISEAKTKAKDIQMRNLFKYRISKHTFYKKRKNAQKLIALDEKEARQTILRALVGKYSISELTKMGPSGLKKQVNISYYYLRKIATNRYSKS